One Schistocerca nitens isolate TAMUIC-IGC-003100 chromosome 1, iqSchNite1.1, whole genome shotgun sequence DNA segment encodes these proteins:
- the LOC126240894 gene encoding probable nucleoporin Nup54 codes for MAFSFGNTAKFPTQTSAPSFGFGSSLTTAAKPAATGFSFGTPSFGLGTTAATTTTGFGFGGLGSTQNTGFSFGATTTTAAGTGGFGTGSLQFGAGSAVSGTGTAPTFGGFGTTGQQQTGFGSFGAFGAKPATSIGAFGSTGLFSQPQQQQSFLQQQQAPLKGEEAIARAVYFVQIFGDERDQVLAKFNMLQALWGCGKGYYLPGQPPVEFTPANPLCRFKGIAYSRRVDPEEAREGLVLLTFAKAEADVRAGQSQLVQILQTALGDRATIHIDSIRSVGPQRTTVSLYAEEAQQQLGTAKRRCGAAELAAGIRQHLTQLGAESVLPLTLLLSPEVERYLSEPPPGIDARLWKQAQAENPDSANLIPVPVIGFEALAARAKAQEREAAAHLAALDRSAAEVSTLRAALARTAAKVSEQRRRALSLEHRALVVVGRQQIRRKAGQALDPREEALLSRLQALQAHLSAPSVVKARLNESLSQVRLRRGVDGTAGPGSGLRSSAMFGDDLRKFLEMEQDGIDRLVEVVRSDLNSMRTIQEGLCKLLPQQYK; via the coding sequence ATGGCATTCAGTTTCGGTAATACTGCAAAATTCCCAACGCAAACGTCTGCACCATCTTTTGGTTTTGGCTCCTCGTTAACGACAGCTGCTAAACCGGCAGCCACAGGTTTCTCCTTTGGTACTCCTAGTTTTGGCCTGGGTACTACagcagccacaacaacaacaggttttgGTTTTGGCGGCCTTGGATCAACACAGAATACTGGATTCAGCTTTGGTGCCACAACCACGACAGCAGCTGGGACTGGTGGATTTGGTACTGGCAGTTTACAGTTTGGTGCTGGATCAGCCGTATCTGGGACAGGAACTGCTCCGACATTTGGTGGATTTGGAACTACCGGCCAACAACAAACTGGATTTGGATCTTTTGGCGCGTTTGGTGCAAAACCGGCGACATCAATAGGAGCATTTGGAAGCACTGGTTTATTTTCTCAACCACAACAGCAGCAGTCATTTTTGCAGCAGCAACAAGCGCCTTTGAAAGGGGAAGAGGCCATTGCAAGGGCTGTGTACTTTGTGCAGATATTTGGTGATGAACGTGATCAAGTACTGGCAAAATTTAACATGCTTCAGGCTTTGTGGGGTTGTGGGAAAGGTTACTATTTACCTGGCCAACCACCTGTAGAATTTACTCCTGCTAACCCTTTATGTCGATTTAAGGGTATAGCTTACAGTCGCAGAGTAGATCCTGAAGAAGCTCGTGAAGGGCTTGTATTGCTTACGTTTGCAAAGGCAGAGGCAGATGTGCGAGCCGGCCAGTCGCAGCTTGTCCAGATCTTGCAAACTGCATTGGGAGATAGAGCTACGATTCACATAGACAGTATTCGCTCTGTAGGACCTCAGAGAACAACAGTGAGCCTTTATGCTGAAGAAGCACAACAGCAGTTAGGAACAGCAAAACGTCGCTGTGGAGCAGCAGAACTGGCAGCGGGCATACGTCAACATTTGACCCAGCTGGGTGCAGAGTCAGTGCTGCCCCTTACTCTCCTGTTGTCTCCTGAAGTGGAACGATACCTGTCAGAGCCTCCTCCAGGTATTGATGCCCGTCTCTGGAAACAAGCACAGGCTGAAAATCCAGATTCAGCTAATCTCATACCTGTCCCTGTCATTGGGTTTGAAGCACTTGCAGCACGTGCTAAAGCCCAAGAACGTGAGGCAGCTGCACACTTAGCAGCCTTAGATCGATCAGCTGCTGAAGTTTCTACTTTGCGTGCAGCATTGGCACGTACAGCTGCTAAGGTTTCTGAGCAACGTCGCCGAGCACTTTCTTTGGAGCATAGAGCACTAGTTGTAGTCGGCAGACAGCAGATCAGACGTAAAGCAGGGCAAGCGCTTGACCCTCGTGAAGAGGCTCTGTTGAGTCGATTGCAGGCACTTCAAGCCCATCTTTCTGCTCCATCTGTTGTTAAAGCTAGACTGAATGAAAGTCTGTCTCAGGTACGCTTGAGGCGAGGAGTTGATGGCACAGCAGGACCAGGAAGTGGTTTACGAAGTTCAGCAATGTTTGGTGATGACTTAcgaaaatttctggaaatggaacaaGATGGCATTGATCGCCTTGTAGAAGTTGTGCGATCTGACTTGAATTCTATGCGTACAATTCAGGAAGGACTTTGCAAACTTTTGCCACAGCAGTACAAATGA